The Episyrphus balteatus chromosome 3, idEpiBalt1.1, whole genome shotgun sequence genome segment GAGCATCACCACAAGAAGCGTAGGTTTACTGGACGAGAAGACTATATAGCTTCCAACACATTTCTTATTGGTTCTTATAATGGTaggtaatttgtttttaattaaaataattgctTTATTTTCAAGTCTTTCATCTAAAATTTATAAGGGCAGGATGTCATAGTCGATGAAGGATcacatatttttacatttcaatgtCTTATTCCTGAAAATTGTCCATCATCATTTGAAGGAAAATACGGTCATATTCGTTACATTGCCAAAGTTATTATGAATAATTCATTCTCGAAAAACAACACGTACACTGTTGGATTTACAGTTCTGAAACTTGTTGATTTAAATTGGGACTCAAATTTGTTAAaggtaaattaataattttttatatttatttttgaaaatatttctaaaaagtCTTATAATTTTTCAGATGCCAGCAAATATTGAAACTATTGAAGGTTTTTGCCTGAGTACAACCAAGCCGGTTATGTTAAGTGTTGATATCTCTCAAACCGGGTATGTTCCAGGTCAAATGATCTTGGTTAATGGAGAAGTGAACAATCAATCAAATTGTGATGCCAAAAagattaatgtattttttaacttaattgcAACTTATACATCAGACTGTCCTCGCACAAATACAAAAGTTGAGAAAATTTGCTtagttaaaaaagaatcaagTCCTGTAGCTCGGAAATCACGTCGAAATTTTACTGAAATCATTCGAGTTCCAGCTACAGCACCTTCGTGTGAGCATCTTAGTAGAGTTGTTCGTATTTCATATGAAATCACAGTGGTTGCAGTTATGAATGGCTTGATAAGAAATGCTAAGGCGGTTATTCCAATTACAATAGGCAATGTTCCACTTCATACTGGATCAATACCTGCTCCTCGATCTGCTGATGTACCATCAACTTCAGCAAGTGCTATGGCTCTGAGTGGTGGATGTCAGGAAAATACTGTTTCAGAACCTTTTGAACCTGATTTGCGTAAGACTaagcaatgaaacatttttttttttctgatctaatagttttttttacagcGCCTCCATCATACGAGGAAGCAATGTTTATGACAGCCGATATTGGAGATGATGAGGTGCAATCATCAAACACAAGTCATGAAGTTGTTCGATTTACTCCCCGGTTTCCTGTTTTCGATGTCGATGGGGTTTTAATACCAGATTCAATTGCTACTCCGCAAGAACGTCTGCCTCCAATCACAGAAAAAAGTCAAGAAGATGATGttaaatatttgatttgatttgtatCATTAAATACAACCAGGGCCTGTTTCTCACCAGATTAATGCTTCATCAACGATTTCAAATATCAATTGGCACGTCCCTTTGGGCTTTAGACTTCTTTGAAATTCTTAAATGTATCGTCCATAAATACTTACTactttttaaagcaaaatatgcCGAATCTATTGAATGCTGAAATCAATGTTGCTGTTTTTGAAGTTTGATGAGAATGAGGCCTAGGTGGATCAAACTTATTGTGAGGAGAATATATTACAAGaattacaaagaaattaaggaagaattaattaaaattgcctatgatcttattttttgtttcaattttcaacttttattgATAAGATTTCGCTTTCTTCAAATTGGTCTTTTCAGTTTtagcttaaattaaataaatcacaCTACCAGTTGGACGTATACGCTATGGTGACCAATTTGGTAGTTATTCCAGTTTTAAACTTTCACAATTATTAAGAAGACAATTCACCGCTAAGACAAATTATGACAAACCCAATGATACGAATGGAATCCGAAATTGTTGCTTGGAATTCTCATGTTTGGTTTCGTGCAATTCTTTTTCCTTTCGGATCACACCAATCTCAGAAGACTTCtcctcaaaaaattattatttatttttaaagaagcgATTAGATATAAGATTTtagtaagtttatttttatgtttaatattttattttctaacattaaaaaaaaagttggtatgccagtTTTAAGAAACtattattaaacataaaaacgaaatttcgataaatttcatcaaacatttttcaaaaaattgattttccaacaaaagattctaaaatattttttaaagcctgaactacatcaaaacacaaagtcagaaaagtacaaaaaagtaaacacgatgttttttctttttccccCTAGTAACTTATTTGTATATCcctctttcatttttaaaaagtatttgagtcaaaaagcttgaacaagaccaagctttcaatgttcacaaagtttcaaaaacaaatacactcaaacaatattttatatcctttccgtaaggtagctctgcgatcacatagttcctgtcattttcgaAGTAGAGCTCTTTcgacaaataaatatttttttttcaaatacagtcgattccctCTAAGTAGAACTTCATCCaggtcgaatttccctctaaatcgaactttttcaccatttttaatgaaaccgccTGCAGCAAAATGATTGAACAGGTGCCTCTTACTCGAATTTCTTATaaactcgaaccaattttcgtgtcctgtgaaaattcgacttagatagagtcgactgtattttgtttactttttcaaatttttttttatttgaaatttaaaacttcaaaaaacaaaaaagcttttttagttattttttttccaatagatgtcaAGTAGATATATGTAcatgtattttctatattttaagctttgtgtacttttttgtactttttcgactttgtgttttgatgtagttcaggcttaaagcctgaactacatcaaaacacaaagtcaaaaaagtacaaaaaagtaaaaaagctcaaaatataaaaatcacatgtatatttacctgacatctattggaaaaaaaaataactaaaaaagctcttttgtttttgaagttttaaatttcaaataaaattttttttttaaagtaaacaagGGAAGTTGGACCTGGATGAAGTTCGACTTTGAGGGAATCGACTACctatataattgaaaaaaaaactacacccaTTAAAATGGTGAGGGAACCAAAAatgaaatgctttttttttaatatagaatttatttaaaattatttgacatTGTATACAAataatgtcaaacgaaaacgatttaaatgttcatatttcaaaatgcaCCAATCCCAATTTTGCAGGCGTTGACAGCTTTTGAAAATGCGACGAAAACTATCCTAACAAACACTGAGTCATTTGTTGCAAAATGTTGCAAGTCTGAAGTATTTTCGCTTTTTATCCCAGAGCGGCGGATTTCTCT includes the following:
- the LOC129915829 gene encoding arrestin domain-containing protein 2-like, whose protein sequence is MTSCQIVFDKNDHGTFFTGQIVSGKVIIELNRKKKLRAIELKICGFSAAKWRDRRSGAKKEHHHKKRRFTGREDYIASNTFLIGSYNGQDVIVDEGSHIFTFQCLIPENCPSSFEGKYGHIRYIAKVIMNNSFSKNNTYTVGFTVLKLVDLNWDSNLLKMPANIETIEGFCLSTTKPVMLSVDISQTGYVPGQMILVNGEVNNQSNCDAKKINVFFNLIATYTSDCPRTNTKVEKICLVKKESSPVARKSRRNFTEIIRVPATAPSCEHLSRVVRISYEITVVAVMNGLIRNAKAVIPITIGNVPLHTGSIPAPRSADVPSTSASAMALSGGCQENTVSEPFEPDLPPPSYEEAMFMTADIGDDEVQSSNTSHEVVRFTPRFPVFDVDGVLIPDSIATPQERLPPITEKSQEDDVKYLI